A window of Misgurnus anguillicaudatus chromosome 3, ASM2758022v2, whole genome shotgun sequence genomic DNA:
GTTTAGAATCAAACCATTTTGGCTGGTTTCTGTGTGTCATCTCATCCTCATCGGCAAGCCTCTCAGTACAAGACAATGTGCCCCCGCATGTTTTGTCCTTAAGGGATTTACAGTCCGAATCTGTATTCTGGAGTCCATTGCTCTCTTCCACACTGTTTGAAGGATTTTTCTGATTGTGTATTTGAGAGCGTATTACTAGACAGGCTTGTGTGTCTCTAACCTCTGTGATCTCCTCCTTCACTTCTCCTCCAACGTTTAGCCCATCCTGTCATGGATAGAATGTGAATGTAAATGAAAAACcacacaaaatgtattttgttgaaataaaaaactttttacattttagcaATCTACAGGTGACCTCCCAAAAAGCTTATTTATGCATTAGGTAGATGCCTTTAATACAAAGCGGCAATACATTCAAATACATGCATATTTATTATCAATGTCAGTATAGGTGTTTCATGAAATTGAAAAAGtgaaattaaaaaacattttgcgctgctaacacaatgttcTATCTtaacttaaaggattactccactttcataaaacaaatcctgatgatttactcacccccatgtcatccaagttgTTTATGTCTTTGTTTAGTTGAGAAAAAATTAacttttgaggaaaacattccaggatttttttcaatttaatagactttatgggacctcaacagtttacagttcaatgcagtttaaaatagcAGTTACAaccgcagcttcaaagggctctaaacaatcccaaccgagtcataaaggtcttatctaatgaaatgattgtcattttcaccaagaaaaaatatgtacttttaaaccacaacttctcgtcttgcagctgtcatcagcagcgcctgCATCGCCCGATCAGCGGATGATGGGCGGGTGCGGGAGGATCGttctgacattgttgtatgtggaatgatacaaattaatgtctttgggtcattttgttgtttataatggtccgcaagtgtgcgtttcacatttGTAACACAAAACCTTTTGACTTCATTACATAAAaagtaaggtcgcgctggcacacCACATAGCttgtgcaagacgagaagttgtggtttaaaaatatatattatttttcttgGCGAAATTGACGATCATTTGGGATCATTTcgaccttgttcacactgtcagtccaaatccaATTTTGATGCATATCTTATTGGAATCCAATCAACATTTAGAACATGTGAACGGCCAAAAACTGCatgaaatccattttttttcaaatccgGTTCAGGCTCACATTTCTGGAAATCCGTTTCAGTCTGACCGCATTTGTGTAGCTTTTCGGTAACGTCATGCTTTCGTGTCACGTAAAACATAAACACGTCAGACGTCGAGAAAGATTGTCGTGCCATCACAACGTTATTGCCATTGAAACAGTGCAGATTATCCAGAATTGGCAGAATCGAATGCACAGATCGGATATGAACAGTTGTGATACAcaatggctatgtttacatgcacaaaattttgtcaatccgactgaatttaatacAATTGAAAGTTACGACACTTACAAAAGTTAAAGTTTaaatgcaccctaaacattgcaatccgatttaaatgttcgtttacatgtacattctatagaATCCAAAGCgaacagccagggttgccagatttgcgtatcaaaaccatctgaatggacattcaaaactagcccaaaagcatcccaatgactgtCCACAGCCCAAATATCAATAACTAAtcaacaaaatcatttaatctgtaacccacagaaaaaaaacaactggTGGAAATTTGGAAGTTTAAAGAGTAGCCCAAATCTAAACTCAAAACAATGCAGAGGGCTTGTCAACGCTACGCTCAGCATCTCTTGTCAAGTTCATGCTTTTATCTCTGGATGAAAGTCAAAACAGTTATTTTAAATAGCACAACGCTAatttattgctttaagtagcctaatattttaaaagtacacataaacGCTGCAAAATACAGCACGAGACCCCATTAAcgttaccttaataatgcgtgatgccattgccttgctattgcGTGTTTTTGTGAAAAGAATCATGTGATTTAAGAGGTAATTTTAAGACGTGAACTTAagcacaaatgttctgcgcatgtgcacaatgtatttttgcatccgattgagaaaatCCTACGAGTCACACGTTTACATGCGTACTATTCTCCTGCTGATTGGATCACAGTACACCACCAccttcaatacgatccaaatttgcatcctaTAGTCCTCAGCTGACCATcatattgattaaggtgtttacatgaaggttTTTATatgattgagccatcaatacaattacaaacagattatttggttgcatgtaaatgtaCCTACTTTGGACAGGTCAaatatgcaccaaaatcggatttggactgacagtgtgaacaagatcttgaagaaagacataaacatcttggatgacatgggggtgagtaaattatcaggattttttcaTGAAAggggactaatcctttaagcgtCAAAATACTTTTAATGGCAGTTTAATAGTTGTAAAAGTGtattacacacacattttgtTTAGATTTCGGAACCGCTGATGACGTCTCTTGGTTCGGCACTGTGCTTTCTTTGGCACTACATCTCCAGCCACTTTCAGATAAATTCTCCTGCTTTAAAACAAGGGGTTGTTCCAAACCTTCAAACAAAAAAGAGATTTAGTATAGACTGCACATCATGTTATGCATTTGAAGTTATTTAAACTGCTATAAGTATTTCGTTACACTTACTGCTCTGTGTTTCAGGGCCTCTGTTCAGCAGTCTTCTCTTGGAGATTGCTGCTCTACCACAGTCCACACACCTCACCCTTTTAAACCTCTCACGCTCCCTCAGTTTGGTTTCTGACAAGATCAGTCTTCGTCTCAACACCTCCGCCTCTCGTTTGCCCCGATCCACTTGATCCAAAAAGCTCTCCTCCACTAACCTCGTGATTTCGTACATGGTTGTCTTGAGAACGGTTTCCATGACCGCAGACAGCTGGGTCTGGAACGAGAGGACGAGCGTGTCCGTCATTCCTGTACCTGAATTGCTCGAGCTTCCTCACAAAACGCAAATTTACTGCAACTCATTCATTGCATAAAGAAACAACTGACAGCCATCATCGCGTGAATGATCACTGTTGGTCACGTGCGATATCTATAGAAATGTTTTCGGTTTCAGTGCTACTCAAATTTGCAATCTTTTCCAACAggtatacactgaaaaaagtgCAAACGCACACTTTATGAGCAGGTAATCAAAATTTTATCATAAAGACCTGCAGGATAATAAAGTGTTAGCATCTAGCTCATTACATACGTTTAAAAAATGAATCGCGAGCAGAAATAAATGCTTTCTAAACGCGATAAAATAATTTATCGTGTGCGGTTTAACTGTGTGCGGACGACTGCAGAAAACGAAATTTTATTTTGACGATGTTTCACTAATGCATCATGTCACGACGGAGCGTAGCAGCAGACGGGCAATAATGTTGTTTTGGATGACGTCACGGAGTTGTACGGTGGCCTTGATGGACAGCGCGGAAACCCAAAATCAAGTTTTCCTCAGTTTTTGCTCAAAACAACACTCCTCTTTACTTCTTAAAAGTCTTTGCATAATTTGTGTATTCCTGTGTGCATTTTCGGGCAATGTATTTTCTGTAGCACAATGTTAGAAGCCCAAAGCTTGTGGTTTCGATTCTTAGCAACACAAAAACATCTGGCAAATGCAAGTtgtatattttatcattttaatatggtaaataaaaaaactgaaataaatataaacaattgGAGGATCTAAACAAACAACTATGTTAGtaacaatgaaattgaaattaaactttaatttttttgttatggAATATTGTGGGAAATTTATAAATTACTTATTTGtgagatttatttttttattttataccaggggtttgttgaatgttttctgattggctgaaaaaCGTCCCATGGGTGTAGATTATTTTTCGGTAAACCGCACACAAAGGGATATTCcacacaacttttttttaagatgtcaaacaaaactttggtgtccccagagtgcatatgtaatttttgctcaaaataccatatagataatttattatagcatgttaaaattgccactttgtaggtgtgagcaaaaatgtgccgttttgggtgtgtcctttaacatgcaaattagatgatctctgcactaaatggcagcgctgtggttggatagtgcagattaaggggtggttttaTCCCATattgacatcacaagaggagccacatttcaattactcttttttcacatgtttgcagagaatggtttaccactACTAAggtactgggttgttcttttacaaattttctagcttgataaaagcactggggacccaattatagcacttaaacatggaaaaagtcaaattatCATGATacgtcccctttaaaaatatgcactagagcaatgtttgtggtagccgtggtataagcagaataattgactccggtcctttgaattatttatctgcttcgtgccgcattaccaccctggctgtgcattattttcttataattcaacggcccgtcgtgaattattccttacatattttttatttatttatgtgcccttataatctttaatttaagaaataatgaaataatatcTCTTTACTTCCAGTCACCATAAATGGTGCAAGGGTGGGGCACGTATAAATGTCGCAGCAAATAGAAACATGACTAGGGCTTTTCAAAAATATAGATACAGCTAACTATTGTAATAAATTTTTCCAtgatagtgtatcgatatttcaatctctgctagctgtatttaaaaaaaaaaaaaaacatcaaatccctctgccgctgctgtagttgttgctggccagttgtctgtcatatacggtCATttggccaatgtctcagaagttagcgggagggagaaaatggcagaaaataaaaaaaacctgcagctttcaaagccgacgtgtggaagcactttggccttacaaaaaaagaaaaaaagaaaaaattcagcttttttacatttttgttaaaaaaaagaaaaagtattgcaatgtatcgctaCATGCAACGTATTTTATCGTATTGTGATACATTGTATCACGACACGTGTAtcttgaggcccttgccaatacccaacCATAAACAAGACACAACTTTAAACAATCCAATCAATTCACGATGGACGAAATCAATTCCCGCCTTacatttctttctctttttagAAGCCGTTTCACTCGTATATACGCCACGACAGGGgaaataagacaatcgctacttccgtttcatgccGACTTTAAATGTGTATCAAGTAAAATGGTATGGTTTTGCCTGAAAtggcaaaataaatatatacatttagcGACATGGaaattatttttcatgtttattttacattaccCAACCTGCGGAGAAAGTCAACGGGTACATAACAgatgaaaaatatttaagagAACATTGCATGGTAACTCTGTTATGCAGAAAATAGGCAatattaaccctttaactggtgCAGCCCTTTTTGATTGGGGGGGTGAAgtacaccttcaaattaatataacactggcatttttttgtctagaagcgtaattttggtcttgttttaaagaagatactttaacattttttacaaaattgtctggaggtgaaaatatcatttttgtttttatagcagtttacatttatttgtcataaataaaaaatgcaatttagTATTATTCTTAATacaaaaaactgaggtttgcgttggtttgctgcatatttttgtcacaaatgaatatattacagttactgcattattattactgctaaaaggttttgaaatatgaaaactacattcttagacctttccaacaatatatagtttgtcatgatagattaacatttacattaaaaatattgaagtaaactcagGATGGGTGGACACGAGACAGCGCCAGTTAACGGGTTAAATTGGCAGGCAAGCCATTATGTAAGACACAAGATACTCTTTTAAAAACATCTAAGATAAATAGCCAATCAAATGCGTGGCGGTAAAAAACATGGCTTCCAACATTTTCAGCAAAGATCAACAGACAGACATTACAGAACAATTGCATACTGCAGCGTCTTTTACATAACCAGTGTTATGCTTCGTGAGAAAAACCCGTTTTCAGTCTCTGTCAACAAGGATGGATAATTAATAAAAGTGCCAGTATAAACTTATTACAATCCAGTCTGTGTTATTTTATCACTGACTGTTTAGGTCAGCACTATGTTTGCGCTGATGTGACCTAAGGTGGTCCAGGCGTTTGAAGCTGAGTCCACAAATACCACAGCAGTACGGTCTTTCTCCTGTATGGGTGCGTTGATGGACTTTTAAGATATCTGCCCGGGTAAAGCTCTTATTGCACACAGTACACTGGTGTGGTTTCTCCTGCGTGTGAATGCGCCTGTGCAGCTTGAGATTCCACAGTCTGCTAAATCGGTTTCCACAAAGCGTGCAGATGTAAGGCTTCTCTCCAGTCTGACTGCATCGGTGCCTCTGCAGGTCACTGAACGACGAGTAACCTTTCCCACAGTGGCTGCACAAGTGGAGACCGTCCCGTTGGTGGACACGCTGGTGAACCTTTAAATTGCAGGCCTGAGTGAATTTCTTACCGCACTGGTTACAGTTGTATGCATCGGTTGAACCGACTCTTTGGGAGAGCGGGTAGTCTTTTAGAGAAGGCTCGCTGACTTGAAAAATTTGTCTATCATCTTGAGAATGGTTAAATTCATGTTCCTTATATAGTCCACCAGACCCATCGTTTGCTGTATTTTCACCATAAAGTGTTGAGTGTCCTCTATGATCAGCATGTCCTGCAACCCCATTCTGAACTTCGCTGAGGGCACTCATGTCCTGTAAGTGGCCTTCTTCATTAATAAGTAAACAGTGCATGTGTCTATCAATGCTTTCTGTTTCTGGGTTAACCTGTGCAGGAAAAGAGCCTCTATTTCTTTTCTTACTCTTATTGGAAAAGTGTCTTTCACCTTCTATAGCCACATTAAGGTCATTTTGAACAGCGCCCAGTGTCTCTTCAGTTCTTTCTCCAAGAACATTCAGGTCTCCCATGTCCAGTTTATTGTAGTCCGCCAGCTCCTCTGTGTTGTACCGCATTCGGTATGCCAGCCCCTGAACGTCTGTAATATCTGCATAAGGCCCATCATCAGTAGACTTAACAAGCCCAGTGCTCCATTCTTCCTGAATCTGTTGAAGTTCTTGCTCACTGTAACTGTGAGCTGAGAAATCAGAAGTCTCGGCTACTGAAAAAGCAAGCGAGAAAAACAATAGCAATTAGACAAAGTCGATGTTGGGCTGACCTTTACCAGAATTTAAAACAGACCAGCTCAAAATAACAGTATATTAGCATGTCAGTAAAAGCAGTGTTTGTAAAGTGTGTGGTCTTAAAACGGAAACCACGCTAGACACAACAAAGTCTGTCATTTGCACATGATGTACAGACAACTAAAAAGAACAAGGAAATGCTTTATAGAACAATGAACTACAGctggcaatttaaaaataatatttaatgtgAAAAAAGATTAGTAGCTAAACATGAAACAgacttagggtgttttcacacatgTTGGTGCGCACTGTGGTGTGGCCTTGGAGTGCATCAAATTACACTGTATAATTTTTTAGTTAGTGCGTTCCGTGTTCACATATGTCGTTTTTACGGTACTTGAAACAATGCAGCGCacaccatgtgacaacggtcagcgctgtcattggtgTCTGACAGCTCTTACCAAATGACCACCCCCCACTGTTTCCATGACAACCAGTCTGACACGAAGAGCGAAGCTAGCAAGATATGGTGATAAACCATGCACgtctttgcaaagttttttgttttaacgCGAAATTGTGCAACTGATCTACTAAAGCTCTTCTCACGGAGCTGTTTGCTAAATATCCCGTAATGtcactgtttgtgtgtgtggaggacagctatgcatttaaaaataaggCTGGGACAAtaaatcgtgcaaatgcgcgttttctgaATGAATTCATTTTAATGTATTACGGTGAAAtaccgccacatccaaaagccagagggcgctctcttGCAGAAACTctatttgtgccacagaagaagtaccattacaaacgctattccaggaaatgtaagcatatttatatcactgttcttcaaattgttgcaggtattttcatgataataaagaatattttgaatgactgtgtttgacgagtgtttcatttttaaatgcactATATAAACGACTCGGACTCATAATgatgataaggacttcctactgataaAAGACCCatagtacatgcacaagctgcgcatgaaacacagaatcggagTCAGAATCAATTACAgccccatttataaaatcatcagctcaaacgtcCAGGAGACAGTGAATCTCTGCAATTggcaaacatgtggagaacttcccaTATTTGGTTCGGCCGGAGGTCGAGCAGTATTCACACCACAAATGGGTCGCACCAGAGTTAGAGCGGTTtcggagcggccgtttagtgcgcaccaGATTGAAGctgaaagtatactagggacgtccgcgtatgtgcgacgtccgcgtatgcgcacCGTCTGCATGACATCATTTTCGTCATTAGGAGGGTCCGCAGTCGTccgcgcgtacagtccgcgtacaacagcgcatgcgcgtgaaaatatttagacaggacactccactacaaacaattatacaaagaaaatagacagaatttgcacacacactaatgtttttcttctttaatttttacttcttccaagaacagaaagctgggGAGCATGTTCattaccataatgtttgattctttgtcgttctttctctgttctttgttgtcttgttgtttgttccaAACTGTTTGCGCAATGGTGGATCGGTTatttttcttcacctatcctaatgttttaatgtactgtaaatgtcgccaaatcagtgctgccctgacggcctggtaaagtaataatttgaataagaaataatttgtattgtgtatagtgtcgaacgcggccatccgcgtgtagccgcagggagtatacttggaaagctgGACGGACGTGTGTGCGCGCAAGCTGGACGCGTAAATAAGGTATACCCCGgctttgaacaccgtttacatcTGTCTTTAGcttcgtccacttgtgatccgatagGAGAAAACGCATCGTAATAACAAGCGTAAACAGCCTCATATACTCGGCACTGAAACGATTTCAGCAAAGTCATTGAGCTCTACTTCTGTGATGCTCACACGTGCGGTGTGAATGCTCTTCACATCAGTGCTAAAATATTCGTGCTGCAAATGCGCTGTTCACGTAGGCATTGTGTGAAACCAGACTTAGCAGctatgtgtctgaaactgccGAATGcagcatctatttacatatatcTTTGTTCCAGGTGGTGCGAAATGGTGGAGGCAGGGAAAAATTCACATATTCATTTGTATACACCAAGCTGTGCAATGAGTAGAGGTgtggactaatttgcatattcataggtCTGCATACACGAAATGAAGTAAAGGTATAaagttacattcaagctgttttaaaagcATCAAGAAATTACGGTGATAAAAGTGATAAAAATATCGACCTGTTCTAATtccattaaatatataaataaaagtcTTACGTTTAAGGATTactctgtttttttaaactgtgaTAAACCACACCTTCAGTATCCAGTGTCCACCCATCCTGAAGCTCCTTTTTATCAGTGGTATTATAGAGAACCTCCTCTTTTAGTATGCAGTCCAGTTTCCTGTCCTCTGTATTTGCAGACTGCTGAAAGAACACAGGAGTACACAGTAAGCGGCATAAACACAGATGATATGCAAAGATGAAATTCAGACACACTTCCTTCATTAGGATACCCACCTCTGCTGTGCGATTGGGGCTCGTCCGGTCTTCTGATCTTTCTTTTCCCAAAAGCGTGTCAGTCTCCAACTCACAGCTTCCCCAGCTCCTTTCTCGAACACTCTCCTGTTTGAGACCACGATCATTTTCTACATGTGGTGGTCAAAAGTGAATGCAACTGTGAGGGCACTGATTGAGCAGTCCTATGATAGTGCTTTAAGGAatagttaacccaaaaattaaacttctcccataatttactcaccctcacgCCACCCCAAATATATAAATGGAACCCCAGCGAACACCTTTGGGATAAACTGGAATGAAGATTGTATCCAACACTGATGCCCGACCATAAATGTGCTACTGAAGGAATGGGCACAAAATTCCAACAGAAATAAAAGCCTTCCAAGAAAAGTGGAAGTTATTGCTGCAAGGGGGGAGGCATCTCCATATTAAAGTCTAATGTAAGCAATGTATGTATGCAATgtcataaatatataaagttagatatttcttaaaaataaatatagagaagtatatacatctgggatggcatggggtgaataaattatcagAGAATTTTCATTATCTggtgaactaatcctttaagtgccCGTCAACATGCTTGCCTAGTAAAACCATTTGCAGTGATGTATTGCTCTTTTTATAATGATTACCAAGCATGCAAAGTGCACTAATAGTCCTACACATGCTAACATACATTTTGCCTATAGTAGGACACTATCACAAATCTCAGATATAGACTATATATGTCAAAGGTTAAGAAGAAACCTAATGGTGTTGATGTTTCTTTATCTTCCTCGTTAGCTTTACCACACTTTGTACACCTGCTGGCACATGTTGACTCTTGAGTTCTCCACCTTGACTCGCTCCATTGCAGTCTCTTCTTCAGAGTCTCCACCTGTTCCCGACTTCGGGACATTTCCTTCATGAAACTCTCCTCTACCAGCCGGGTGATCTCAAATATGGCTGCTTTAAAGACAGTCTCCATGACCCCGGACAGTTGTGACTGAAACGCATGTGTAAGATCGGACATAATGACGAGTATATGGATGGCTTAGCTACTTTTCCTTCAAACAACAGTGTCGAATGTGACATCCA
This region includes:
- the LOC129444274 gene encoding uncharacterized protein isoform X2 — translated: MSDLTHAFQSQLSGVMETVFKAAIFEITRLVEESFMKEMSRSREQVETLKKRLQWSESRWRTQESTCASRCTKCGKANEEDKETSTPLENDRGLKQESVRERSWGSCELETDTLLGKERSEDRTSPNRTAESANTEDRKLDCILKEEVLYNTTDKKELQDGWTLDTEVAETSDFSAHSYSEQELQQIQEEWSTGLVKSTDDGPYADITDVQGLAYRMRYNTEELADYNKLDMGDLNVLGERTEETLGAVQNDLNVAIEGERHFSNKSKKRNRGSFPAQVNPETESIDRHMHCLLINEEGHLQDMSALSEVQNGVAGHADHRGHSTLYGENTANDGSGGLYKEHEFNHSQDDRQIFQVSEPSLKDYPLSQRVGSTDAYNCNQCGKKFTQACNLKVHQRVHQRDGLHLCSHCGKGYSSFSDLQRHRCSQTGEKPYICTLCGNRFSRLWNLKLHRRIHTQEKPHQCTVCNKSFTRADILKVHQRTHTGERPYCCGICGLSFKRLDHLRSHQRKHSADLNSQ
- the LOC129444274 gene encoding uncharacterized protein isoform X1, producing the protein MSDLTHAFQSQLSGVMETVFKAAIFEITRLVEESFMKEMSRSREQVETLKKRLQWSESRWRTQESTCASRCTKCGKANEEDKETSTPLENDRGLKQESVRERSWGSCELETDTLLGKERSEDRTSPNRTAEQSANTEDRKLDCILKEEVLYNTTDKKELQDGWTLDTEVAETSDFSAHSYSEQELQQIQEEWSTGLVKSTDDGPYADITDVQGLAYRMRYNTEELADYNKLDMGDLNVLGERTEETLGAVQNDLNVAIEGERHFSNKSKKRNRGSFPAQVNPETESIDRHMHCLLINEEGHLQDMSALSEVQNGVAGHADHRGHSTLYGENTANDGSGGLYKEHEFNHSQDDRQIFQVSEPSLKDYPLSQRVGSTDAYNCNQCGKKFTQACNLKVHQRVHQRDGLHLCSHCGKGYSSFSDLQRHRCSQTGEKPYICTLCGNRFSRLWNLKLHRRIHTQEKPHQCTVCNKSFTRADILKVHQRTHTGERPYCCGICGLSFKRLDHLRSHQRKHSADLNSQ
- the LOC129444274 gene encoding uncharacterized protein isoform X3, which gives rise to MSDLTHAFQSQLSGVMETVFKAAIFEITRLVEESFMKEMSRSREQVETLKKRLQWSESRWRTQESTCASRCTKCGKANEEDKETSTPLENDRGLKQESVRERSWGSCELETDTLLGKERSEDRTSPNRTAEQSANTEDRKLDCILKEEVLYNTTDKKELQDGWTLDTEAETSDFSAHSYSEQELQQIQEEWSTGLVKSTDDGPYADITDVQGLAYRMRYNTEELADYNKLDMGDLNVLGERTEETLGAVQNDLNVAIEGERHFSNKSKKRNRGSFPAQVNPETESIDRHMHCLLINEEGHLQDMSALSEVQNGVAGHADHRGHSTLYGENTANDGSGGLYKEHEFNHSQDDRQIFQVSEPSLKDYPLSQRVGSTDAYNCNQCGKKFTQACNLKVHQRVHQRDGLHLCSHCGKGYSSFSDLQRHRCSQTGEKPYICTLCGNRFSRLWNLKLHRRIHTQEKPHQCTVCNKSFTRADILKVHQRTHTGERPYCCGICGLSFKRLDHLRSHQRKHSADLNSQ
- the LOC129444274 gene encoding uncharacterized protein isoform X5, coding for MVGHQCWIQSSFQFIPKVFAGVPFIYLGWREENDRGLKQESVRERSWGSCELETDTLLGKERSEDRTSPNRTAEQSANTEDRKLDCILKEEVLYNTTDKKELQDGWTLDTEVAETSDFSAHSYSEQELQQIQEEWSTGLVKSTDDGPYADITDVQGLAYRMRYNTEELADYNKLDMGDLNVLGERTEETLGAVQNDLNVAIEGERHFSNKSKKRNRGSFPAQVNPETESIDRHMHCLLINEEGHLQDMSALSEVQNGVAGHADHRGHSTLYGENTANDGSGGLYKEHEFNHSQDDRQIFQVSEPSLKDYPLSQRVGSTDAYNCNQCGKKFTQACNLKVHQRVHQRDGLHLCSHCGKGYSSFSDLQRHRCSQTGEKPYICTLCGNRFSRLWNLKLHRRIHTQEKPHQCTVCNKSFTRADILKVHQRTHTGERPYCCGICGLSFKRLDHLRSHQRKHSADLNSQ
- the LOC129444274 gene encoding uncharacterized protein isoform X4 is translated as MSDLTHAFQSQLSGVMETVFKAAIFEITRLVEESFMKEMSRSREQVETLKKRLQWSESRWRTQESTCASRCTKCGKANEEDKETSTPLENDRGLKQESVRERSWGSCELETDTLLGKERSEDRTSPNRTAESANTEDRKLDCILKEEVLYNTTDKKELQDGWTLDTEAETSDFSAHSYSEQELQQIQEEWSTGLVKSTDDGPYADITDVQGLAYRMRYNTEELADYNKLDMGDLNVLGERTEETLGAVQNDLNVAIEGERHFSNKSKKRNRGSFPAQVNPETESIDRHMHCLLINEEGHLQDMSALSEVQNGVAGHADHRGHSTLYGENTANDGSGGLYKEHEFNHSQDDRQIFQVSEPSLKDYPLSQRVGSTDAYNCNQCGKKFTQACNLKVHQRVHQRDGLHLCSHCGKGYSSFSDLQRHRCSQTGEKPYICTLCGNRFSRLWNLKLHRRIHTQEKPHQCTVCNKSFTRADILKVHQRTHTGERPYCCGICGLSFKRLDHLRSHQRKHSADLNSQ